One bacterium DNA segment encodes these proteins:
- a CDS encoding lysoplasmalogenase: MIVSIGKPLLSTGFLLFAWKMGAWETAYGRLIFAALGLSWAGDLLLIPKSSKWFLAGLASFFFAHLLFCAAFAVRGVSFALYDFRVGLPVLATGLAGRWILPHVERKTTLMKIPVIAYMAAITVMTILALGAAKNSGNPWIGVGAVLFYVSDLFVARDRFVSAGWINRAWGLPLYYAAQFVLASTVSR, translated from the coding sequence ATGATCGTTTCGATCGGCAAACCGCTTCTTTCGACCGGCTTCCTCCTCTTCGCTTGGAAGATGGGGGCCTGGGAGACCGCTTACGGGCGCCTGATCTTCGCCGCCCTGGGTCTCTCGTGGGCGGGCGATTTGCTCCTGATCCCGAAGTCCTCGAAATGGTTTTTGGCCGGACTGGCGAGTTTCTTTTTTGCGCATCTTCTTTTCTGCGCGGCCTTCGCCGTTCGGGGCGTGTCCTTCGCGTTGTACGATTTCCGCGTGGGCCTTCCCGTCCTGGCGACGGGCCTCGCGGGCCGCTGGATCCTTCCGCACGTGGAGAGGAAAACGACGCTCATGAAGATCCCCGTCATCGCCTACATGGCGGCGATCACGGTGATGACGATCCTCGCCCTGGGGGCCGCTAAAAATTCAGGAAATCCCTGGATCGGCGTGGGCGCCGTCCTGTTCTACGTCTCCGACCTCTTTGTCGCGCGCGATCGGTTCGTGTCCGCCGGGTGGATCAACCGCGCCTGGGGCCTCCCCCTCTATTACGCCGCGCAATTCGTGCTCGCTTCGACGGTCTCCCGCTGA
- a CDS encoding HEAT repeat domain-containing protein: protein MTNIFPTFHPTAIASSLQAAASRMTGTEFSAFTERVRDHLVAGGQAKLSQLLAGQGIEPSRKVLGQIAFARAFFFDEAIPAKMLSMIAEAPPAAQARAEMRVLQNIEALQSPHPQRRKRAADFFYCVNAEPRAVEPLITALGDVDSRVRRSAAWALGELGDPRAVEPLIKALGDVDALVREDAALFLGELGDPRALKPLIKALDDLDNTMEFRKIVAQALDKIREARRKKGT, encoded by the coding sequence ATGACCAATATTTTTCCAACGTTCCATCCTACGGCGATCGCCTCCTCGCTTCAGGCTGCCGCATCAAGGATGACGGGTACTGAGTTCTCTGCGTTCACTGAACGGGTCCGGGACCATCTCGTGGCCGGGGGCCAGGCAAAACTAAGTCAACTCCTCGCTGGACAAGGGATTGAACCGTCCCGCAAGGTTCTGGGTCAAATCGCCTTTGCACGCGCCTTCTTCTTCGATGAAGCCATTCCGGCGAAAATGCTCTCCATGATCGCGGAAGCGCCACCGGCCGCGCAGGCACGAGCTGAAATGAGGGTGCTTCAAAACATCGAGGCTCTTCAGTCGCCACATCCGCAACGACGGAAACGAGCCGCCGACTTCTTCTATTGCGTCAACGCCGAACCCAGGGCCGTCGAGCCGCTTATCACGGCCTTGGGTGACGTGGACTCGCGTGTTCGAAGGTCCGCAGCCTGGGCCCTCGGTGAACTCGGCGACCCCAGGGCCGTCGAGCCGCTCATCAAGGCATTGGGTGACGTGGACGCGTTGGTTCGAGAAGACGCGGCCCTTTTCCTCGGTGAACTCGGCGACCCCAGGGCCCTCAAGCCGCTCATCAAGGCATTGGATGACTTGGATAATACGATGGAGTTTCGAAAGATCGTAGCCCAGGCCCTCGATAAGATCCGCGAAGCTCGGCGCAAGAAAGGAACCTAA